A stretch of the Lolium perenne isolate Kyuss_39 chromosome 3, Kyuss_2.0, whole genome shotgun sequence genome encodes the following:
- the LOC127345320 gene encoding putative lipid-transfer protein DIR1 translates to MAAGRKVMVSNAGVAAAALVALLVVAAASGAAGKLCGINPSSLANECRSYCRWGSTDSAPSGQCCAALKGAQFSCLCQYKAALPSDIDPKRAMEIPSKCDAGAPTSCK, encoded by the coding sequence ATGGCCGCCGGGAGGAAGGTGATGGTGAGCAACGccggcgtcgccgccgccgcgctgGTGGCGCTGCTCGTGGTGGCCGCAGCGTCGGGCGCGGCCGGCAAACTGTGCGGCATCAACCCGTCAAGCTTGGCGAACGAGTGCCGGTCGTACTGCAGGTGGGGCAGCACGGACAGCGCGCCCAGCGGCCAGTGCTGCGCCGCGCTCAAGGGCGCCCAGTTCTCGTGCCTCTGCCAGTACAAGGCCGCGCTGCCGTCGGACATCGACCCCAAGCGCGCCATGGAGATCCCGTCCAAGTGCGACGCCGGGGCGCCCACCTCCTGCAAGTGA